In the Halodesulfovibrio aestuarii DSM 17919 = ATCC 29578 genome, one interval contains:
- a CDS encoding universal stress protein: MMQQATLMKSSVWSQTRTQPSVLIGVGNDHTKQYGIRFVRDFFCQDELTKFTLFHLQHAKKLQLFGTNERSASAKETVAEEFLARTGEQLSCLITAQTSLKQVGISSNRVSLLSRLQTHSKAWDLMEEAANGNHDALVLGKRGKSWFESMINGSTDITKEIIERSCARPIWLAPSSIHGRRNVLLCVDGSRSSRNITEHVAQVVAANPMHTITVLHVAPGKKYTTASPSVAFLNKQSRNQRKAQCFISKTSHQVVADAVALLVANGVKEDAIRTQMAHSNDPATIIMETSDQGNFAVVAMGRSGTGNSFMRHMLMGSSVAHVWKKLDNACLWLSC; encoded by the coding sequence ATGATGCAGCAAGCAACACTGATGAAATCATCTGTTTGGTCCCAAACTAGAACACAACCTAGCGTGCTCATTGGGGTCGGAAACGACCATACCAAACAATACGGTATTCGTTTTGTACGTGACTTTTTTTGCCAGGATGAACTAACAAAATTTACACTTTTTCATCTGCAACACGCTAAAAAACTTCAGTTATTCGGCACGAATGAACGGTCTGCTAGCGCCAAAGAGACCGTTGCTGAAGAGTTTTTAGCACGAACAGGTGAACAGCTGTCATGTTTGATTACTGCTCAGACCAGTCTGAAGCAGGTAGGTATTTCAAGCAACCGTGTGTCACTTCTTTCTAGACTGCAGACCCATTCTAAGGCGTGGGATCTGATGGAAGAAGCTGCAAATGGTAACCATGACGCTCTCGTTCTTGGTAAACGTGGCAAGTCATGGTTTGAGAGCATGATTAATGGATCTACCGATATCACAAAAGAGATTATTGAGCGATCCTGTGCAAGACCGATTTGGCTTGCCCCTTCATCGATCCATGGTCGCAGGAATGTGCTGTTATGCGTGGACGGCTCACGTTCCTCCAGAAACATCACTGAACATGTAGCGCAGGTGGTTGCAGCTAATCCAATGCATACCATTACTGTTTTGCATGTGGCACCCGGTAAAAAATATACTACCGCTTCTCCTAGTGTTGCGTTTCTGAACAAGCAGTCACGTAATCAGCGCAAGGCGCAGTGTTTTATTTCTAAAACCAGTCACCAGGTTGTGGCCGATGCAGTAGCTCTGCTGGTTGCAAACGGTGTAAAAGAAGACGCTATCAGAACCCAGATGGCACACTCTAACGACCCTGCTACCATCATCATGGAAACCTCCGATCAAGGTAACTTTGCAGTAGTGGCAATGGGACGTTCCGGCACAGGAAATAGTTTCATGCGTCATATGCTCATGGGCTCTTCTGTAGCTCATGTGTGGAAAAAGCTTGATAACGCTTGCTTGTGGTTATCGTGTTAG
- a CDS encoding helix-turn-helix domain-containing protein: protein MNSNVLVAQISQRLKELRVVRGWSLDVTAKKTGVSKAMLGQIERGESSPTIGILWKIASGFETSFSSFFSEHAEKKESSVAFPNDPAMQITTLFPYSSDTRMEVFEITLCNNHEQQSTPHQLGVIEHVVVLDGVLEVCFDAIWHTLSVGERTRFYADQPHAYRVVGEKAVFHNIIIYPQDSSSTD from the coding sequence ATGAATTCTAACGTCCTTGTTGCACAAATTTCTCAACGATTAAAAGAGTTACGGGTGGTTCGTGGCTGGAGTCTTGATGTGACAGCAAAGAAGACAGGAGTCTCCAAGGCTATGCTTGGACAGATAGAGCGTGGAGAGTCCAGCCCTACCATTGGAATCTTATGGAAGATAGCCAGCGGGTTCGAAACTTCTTTTTCTTCTTTTTTTTCAGAGCATGCAGAGAAGAAAGAATCGTCTGTGGCGTTTCCCAATGATCCGGCAATGCAGATTACTACGCTTTTTCCTTATTCATCAGATACGAGGATGGAAGTTTTTGAGATAACTCTTTGCAACAATCACGAACAGCAATCTACTCCTCATCAACTAGGTGTTATTGAACATGTGGTTGTGCTGGACGGAGTACTGGAAGTATGTTTTGACGCCATCTGGCATACGTTATCCGTTGGTGAAAGGACACGTTTCTATGCAGATCAGCCCCATGCATATCGGGTTGTGGGTGAAAAAGCTGTTTTTCATAACATTATTATCTATCCACAAGATAGTAGCAGCACAGATTGA
- a CDS encoding GNAT family N-acetyltransferase, translated as MEQVITIWLEASIQAHDFVASEFWESKSIDMRETYIPSSETYVYEEDGIIKGFIALYNNTVAALFISPSHQRHGIGSQLIAKSKEIRSKLELTVYKENHNSTTFYKKCGFKIMHEQIDTHTGYPELFMVFP; from the coding sequence ATGGAACAAGTCATTACTATTTGGCTGGAAGCTTCTATTCAAGCCCATGACTTTGTCGCCAGTGAATTTTGGGAATCAAAAAGTATAGACATGCGTGAAACATATATTCCTTCCAGTGAAACTTATGTTTATGAAGAGGATGGAATAATTAAAGGATTTATAGCGCTATATAACAATACCGTTGCAGCTCTTTTTATTTCCCCAAGCCACCAGAGACATGGCATTGGCAGCCAGCTCATCGCTAAGTCAAAAGAAATTCGTTCAAAACTTGAGCTCACGGTTTATAAAGAAAACCACAACAGCACGACTTTTTATAAGAAATGCGGATTTAAAATTATGCACGAACAGATTGATACGCATACTGGATATCCAGAATTGTTCATGGTTTTCCCTTAG
- a CDS encoding dienelactone hydrolase family protein produces MHIIFATEIWGRSSHVDVMTDSFKDIASKITVIDPYDGTDPAFCSEEDAYARYVAECGHEKYAKRVSGALQQSAEPTCLVGFSAGAGAVWSAVCAENVGTATGAVCFYGSSIRNMIDYQPNIPVDLVFSENEPHFDVETVARSLQDIPLAQCYITPFEHGFMNPLSKHYHQEAYHFWLQWIKDQVVSHCAS; encoded by the coding sequence ATGCATATTATTTTCGCCACAGAAATTTGGGGGCGGTCGTCTCATGTTGATGTAATGACAGACAGTTTTAAGGACATAGCGAGTAAGATTACGGTTATTGACCCGTATGATGGTACTGATCCTGCTTTCTGCAGTGAAGAGGACGCGTATGCCCGATATGTGGCGGAATGTGGTCACGAGAAATATGCGAAGCGTGTGTCGGGGGCCTTACAGCAGTCGGCTGAGCCAACATGCCTTGTCGGTTTTAGTGCCGGTGCTGGAGCTGTGTGGTCTGCTGTCTGCGCGGAAAATGTCGGTACAGCCACAGGTGCGGTTTGTTTCTATGGTTCATCTATCCGTAATATGATTGACTATCAGCCTAACATTCCGGTGGATTTGGTTTTTTCTGAAAACGAACCTCATTTTGATGTGGAAACTGTTGCTCGCTCTCTTCAGGATATTCCGCTGGCACAGTGTTACATTACACCTTTTGAGCATGGTTTCATGAATCCATTGTCAAAGCATTATCATCAGGAAGCGTACCATTTCTGGCTGCAATGGATTAAGGATCAGGTGGTATCTCATTGCGCCTCTTAA
- a CDS encoding cyclase family protein — protein sequence MNTPHSRAKVVDLTHTITEDMPVYPGTEAPIIEQGTTVAKEGFAEKKLTFFSHVGTHMDAPAHIFEDKKTLDALPASTFTGPACIVDVSGLTVITLEELKRHEERISQCDFVIFSSGHEKHWGTAKYFSPFPTLDKEAATWLTTQNLKGLGIDTISFDPMDITRLLIHEILLGSGLVLIENLKNLNTITAPIFTFVALPLKILESDGSPIRAIAVLP from the coding sequence ATGAACACTCCTCACTCACGTGCCAAGGTGGTTGATCTTACACACACAATTACCGAGGACATGCCGGTATACCCCGGCACAGAAGCTCCGATAATTGAACAAGGCACCACCGTAGCAAAAGAAGGCTTTGCAGAAAAAAAACTGACCTTCTTCTCCCATGTTGGAACACACATGGATGCACCTGCACATATTTTTGAAGACAAAAAAACTTTGGACGCTTTGCCTGCATCGACATTCACCGGCCCTGCCTGCATTGTAGATGTCTCCGGCCTTACAGTTATTACACTGGAAGAGCTCAAGCGACACGAAGAACGCATTTCCCAGTGTGATTTTGTTATCTTCTCTTCAGGGCACGAAAAACACTGGGGGACTGCAAAATATTTTTCACCATTCCCCACACTGGATAAAGAAGCAGCAACATGGCTTACGACTCAAAACCTCAAGGGACTGGGCATTGACACCATTTCTTTTGACCCCATGGACATAACAAGACTGCTCATCCACGAAATCCTTTTAGGCAGCGGTCTTGTGCTTATTGAAAACCTGAAAAACCTAAACACAATTACTGCTCCTATTTTCACGTTCGTAGCCTTACCATTAAAAATTCTTGAAAGTGACGGCTCACCGATTCGCGCTATCGCTGTATTACCGTAA
- a CDS encoding RHS repeat domain-containing protein, translating to MHNPHQAMSTEEFMKNEVFRQPTTSSRKRGIAQAGADDRMDMTPDNAPKYQQTEFTTEKGTVFGVMELFRNDEGQIIQCTTIIGHKKNITEYAYDNKGRLAAVKTNGVLTEQYRYGSRGERLQELNGTRYVYNYSSQLEQMRSPNGSKTFVYDEKGRVVQKRGRTGRTTYSYNKYGLLEQVCLPDGRCITYTYDPLGRRASKLVNKKVTEKYCWKDMLCLQAACTGKDDDHVVFNYAESGRNVLQPVSLSCNGKKYFLAYNYVGTLLAIADESGSIVHIEETDSFGRRISRHKLANIAMLSFGGGQLDEDTGLVHFLFRDYDPATGFFIQKDPLGLRGGDVDVYAYCLDDPVNLVDLLGLMGSWKDVPPEEKDDLRRRTRRWGDVMKWHKDIPHKFQTPFEFFLDIIFDDDEESSRDKKNGKENDEEESSNRGDISTLFNVTD from the coding sequence ATGCACAACCCCCATCAAGCCATGAGTACTGAAGAGTTTATGAAAAATGAAGTTTTTCGACAACCGACAACAAGTAGTAGGAAAAGGGGCATCGCTCAAGCAGGTGCTGATGACAGGATGGACATGACTCCTGACAATGCTCCCAAATATCAACAAACAGAGTTTACAACGGAAAAAGGAACTGTGTTCGGGGTAATGGAATTATTCAGGAATGACGAAGGACAAATTATTCAATGCACTACAATCATTGGTCATAAAAAGAACATTACTGAATATGCTTATGATAATAAGGGAAGACTGGCTGCTGTAAAGACCAATGGTGTTCTTACAGAGCAATATCGTTACGGTTCCCGTGGCGAACGGTTACAGGAATTAAATGGTACTCGTTATGTGTACAATTACTCCTCACAGCTTGAACAAATGCGAAGTCCGAACGGTAGCAAAACCTTTGTCTACGATGAAAAAGGAAGAGTTGTCCAAAAGCGTGGACGTACAGGAAGGACAACATACAGCTACAACAAGTATGGCTTGCTTGAGCAGGTGTGCCTACCTGATGGTCGTTGTATTACATATACTTATGACCCACTAGGAAGACGTGCTTCCAAGCTTGTAAACAAGAAGGTAACAGAAAAATACTGCTGGAAAGACATGCTCTGCCTTCAAGCTGCTTGTACTGGAAAAGATGATGATCATGTGGTGTTCAACTATGCGGAATCAGGAAGAAATGTATTGCAGCCAGTTTCTCTTTCATGCAATGGAAAGAAATATTTTTTAGCATATAACTATGTTGGAACACTCTTAGCCATTGCTGATGAATCTGGCTCAATCGTACACATTGAAGAAACGGATAGTTTTGGCAGAAGGATATCACGTCATAAACTTGCCAATATCGCAATGCTTAGCTTTGGCGGTGGGCAACTTGATGAAGATACAGGGCTAGTCCATTTCCTATTCCGTGACTATGATCCTGCAACTGGCTTCTTTATCCAGAAAGACCCGTTAGGATTACGTGGCGGTGACGTGGATGTGTATGCATATTGCTTGGATGATCCTGTGAACTTAGTTGATCTGTTGGGGTTAATGGGAAGTTGGAAAGATGTCCCACCAGAAGAAAAAGACGATCTTAGACGACGGACTAGAAGGTGGGGAGATGTCATGAAATGGCATAAAGATATCCCCCATAAATTTCAAACCCCTTTTGAATTTTTTTTAGATATTATCTTTGATGATGACGAGGAATCTTCAAGAGACAAGAAGAATGGGAAAGAAAATGATGAAGAGGAATCTTCTAACAGAGGTGACATAAGCACCTTATTCAATGTTACTGACTAA
- a CDS encoding serine dehydratase subunit alpha family protein yields the protein MTAKNEWVEFIAILNREVVPALGCTEPVTVALAAARAAEALDAKPQSVLVQVSGNLLKNGMGVGVPGTGMTGLVIAAAVGALGGKADLRLEVLRDLTPEIVAEAKNLMADGNVKVELAQTDELLFAKAIVAAEGHVATCTIARTHSGIIEVTKDDEILDSTPLEDEDASGDVWPLSVSAIYGFATEADFEDISFILEAARLNESIAAEGLEHDFGLKVGRSMDEDIALGLRSDDITSFATRLAAAASDARMDGIMQPVMSNSGSGNQGITATIPVTAFARRLNKSEEEMARALILSHLIAIHLKHHLGRLSALCGAILAATGSGCGIAMLLGGGLVEVERTIKNMVGTIAGMICDGAKTSCALKVASSVEAAINSALLAMKGTSVPGSDGIVDDDIEICIKNLGRLGTVGMCETDKVILDIMVNK from the coding sequence ATGACAGCGAAGAATGAATGGGTTGAATTTATAGCCATCTTGAATAGGGAAGTCGTTCCCGCATTGGGGTGTACCGAGCCGGTAACTGTGGCACTTGCAGCGGCGCGGGCAGCAGAGGCGCTCGACGCGAAGCCGCAGAGCGTGCTCGTTCAGGTGAGTGGCAACCTGCTAAAAAATGGTATGGGCGTCGGTGTTCCCGGTACAGGCATGACGGGGCTTGTTATTGCTGCTGCCGTAGGTGCTTTGGGTGGTAAAGCAGATTTGCGGCTTGAAGTACTGCGTGATTTGACGCCTGAAATTGTAGCGGAAGCTAAAAACCTCATGGCGGATGGAAATGTAAAAGTAGAATTAGCGCAAACAGATGAATTGCTTTTTGCCAAAGCTATTGTTGCTGCTGAAGGGCATGTCGCAACATGTACTATTGCCCGTACACATTCCGGAATTATTGAGGTTACTAAAGATGACGAAATCCTCGATAGCACACCCTTAGAGGATGAAGACGCTTCCGGTGATGTATGGCCTCTTTCTGTTTCAGCTATTTATGGGTTTGCAACGGAAGCAGACTTTGAAGATATTTCTTTTATTCTTGAAGCAGCCCGTCTCAACGAATCTATTGCAGCAGAAGGGCTTGAGCATGACTTTGGCCTTAAAGTCGGTCGTTCTATGGATGAAGACATTGCGCTGGGCTTGCGTTCTGATGATATTACGTCCTTCGCAACCCGCCTAGCTGCCGCTGCTTCTGATGCCCGTATGGACGGTATTATGCAGCCTGTAATGAGTAACTCCGGTAGCGGAAATCAGGGCATTACCGCGACTATTCCAGTTACCGCTTTTGCCCGAAGACTGAATAAATCTGAAGAAGAGATGGCGCGTGCACTTATTTTAAGTCACCTTATAGCCATTCATCTTAAGCATCATTTGGGCAGACTTTCCGCTCTGTGCGGTGCAATCCTCGCTGCGACCGGCTCAGGCTGCGGCATCGCTATGCTGCTTGGTGGCGGGCTGGTAGAAGTAGAGCGGACAATTAAAAATATGGTCGGCACTATAGCCGGTATGATTTGCGACGGCGCAAAAACTTCCTGTGCACTCAAAGTTGCTTCCAGTGTAGAGGCCGCAATCAACTCTGCTCTGCTTGCAATGAAAGGCACCTCTGTGCCGGGCAGTGACGGTATTGTGGATGACGATATTGAGATATGCATTAAGAATCTTGGCCGACTCGGAACTGTAGGCATGTGTGAGACCGACAAGGTTATCTTAGATATTATGGTGAATAAATAG
- a CDS encoding benzoate/H(+) symporter BenE family transporter, giving the protein MLNKLSISHVSSGLAAILVGYTCSVVIVIKAAMGAGATPVQVGSWLFAIGIASGLTTIFFSLRYKVPVLTAWSTPGAALLASSVVGFSLSETIGACIFTALLIILTGVTKSLSTFIQKIPTALTTAMLAGILIPFGIKTFTPWQNTPVLFCSMLAAYLIGKRFYPRYTMLLLILVGGFVAYVQGSLPLGDSQFSITSPVFMSPTWSVASIVSLSIPLFLVTMVSQNIPGIVMIQSHNYSVPFPTILLGTGFMNLLTAPFGGFSCNLAAISAGICMGKEADPDPKKRYLASVSAGVFYILAGLFSTSLVALFVAMPSELTQMLAGFALLGIIQRSLHLAMDDEKAREGALITLLITASGITFIGINAPVWGLLAGYITNRFFNPTA; this is encoded by the coding sequence ATGCTAAATAAATTGTCAATTAGCCACGTATCATCAGGACTAGCGGCAATTCTTGTAGGATATACCTGTTCAGTTGTAATAGTAATTAAGGCAGCCATGGGAGCCGGAGCTACACCTGTTCAGGTAGGAAGCTGGCTTTTCGCAATCGGTATTGCCTCAGGTCTGACCACCATTTTTTTCTCACTGCGCTACAAAGTCCCTGTGCTTACGGCATGGTCAACCCCCGGAGCAGCACTGCTTGCCAGCAGCGTTGTCGGTTTCTCACTATCTGAAACAATTGGTGCGTGCATTTTCACAGCCCTGCTCATCATTCTGACAGGTGTGACCAAGTCATTATCGACATTTATTCAAAAAATACCGACAGCGCTTACTACTGCCATGCTTGCAGGCATTCTTATCCCGTTCGGAATCAAAACTTTTACCCCTTGGCAAAACACACCTGTACTTTTTTGCAGCATGCTTGCGGCATATCTTATAGGCAAACGTTTCTATCCCAGATACACTATGCTGCTCCTGATTCTTGTCGGTGGCTTCGTGGCATACGTCCAAGGTTCCCTGCCACTTGGAGACAGCCAGTTCTCTATAACCAGCCCTGTATTCATGTCCCCCACATGGAGTGTTGCCTCCATAGTAAGCCTTAGCATTCCACTCTTTCTTGTCACTATGGTTTCCCAGAACATCCCGGGAATCGTCATGATCCAGAGCCATAATTACTCGGTTCCGTTTCCAACGATTCTACTGGGCACAGGATTCATGAACTTGCTGACAGCACCGTTCGGCGGCTTTTCCTGCAACCTTGCTGCGATCTCAGCAGGCATATGTATGGGTAAAGAAGCAGATCCGGATCCCAAAAAAAGATACTTAGCGTCTGTAAGTGCAGGTGTGTTCTATATTCTTGCCGGACTGTTCAGCACAAGTCTTGTTGCGCTGTTCGTTGCCATGCCTTCTGAATTAACCCAGATGCTTGCCGGATTTGCTCTATTGGGAATTATTCAACGAAGCCTACACCTCGCTATGGATGACGAAAAAGCACGGGAGGGGGCGCTGATCACTCTTCTGATTACAGCTTCTGGTATTACCTTTATCGGCATCAACGCACCTGTCTGGGGTTTACTTGCGGGGTACATTACAAACCGCTTTTTTAACCCGACCGCTTAA
- a CDS encoding M15 family metallopeptidase — MIGQFRTIFTTILVFFLLAGCAPTIVDSNLQPQQAIYENQPPDVMSDIQKELVTVTVQYYGFDGVRHQGQVVIHKGLEQDIKKIFNVILENRFPVESVIPIAHPTIQKKGPYGLSSDTNNTSAYVWRPIVKSHKLSLHALGLAIDINPRLNPYIKGSLVLPPNASYNPLKSGTLVSNSPVVQEFKRLGWEWGGDWKQGTMDYMHFQKIDNKTEVWIQTYRND; from the coding sequence ATGATTGGTCAATTCCGAACCATTTTCACCACCATACTTGTCTTTTTCTTACTAGCAGGATGTGCTCCAACAATCGTGGACAGCAACCTGCAACCTCAGCAGGCGATTTACGAAAACCAGCCTCCTGATGTCATGTCAGACATTCAAAAAGAACTGGTAACGGTTACGGTACAATACTACGGGTTTGACGGAGTTCGCCATCAGGGTCAGGTTGTAATTCATAAGGGGCTTGAACAAGATATTAAAAAAATCTTCAACGTTATTCTTGAAAACCGTTTTCCTGTAGAATCCGTAATTCCAATCGCCCACCCTACAATACAAAAAAAAGGCCCTTATGGCCTTTCTTCTGATACAAATAACACCTCTGCGTATGTATGGCGTCCTATTGTCAAATCTCACAAACTTTCCTTGCATGCTTTGGGGCTCGCTATAGACATTAACCCTCGTCTCAATCCATACATTAAAGGAAGTTTAGTACTCCCTCCAAATGCCTCATATAATCCTCTTAAATCAGGAACACTTGTAAGCAACTCTCCTGTTGTACAAGAGTTCAAACGTCTTGGTTGGGAATGGGGTGGAGACTGGAAACAGGGTACAATGGATTACATGCATTTTCAAAAAATAGATAACAAAACAGAAGTATGGATTCAGACATACAGAAATGACTAA